The following are from one region of the Methanospirillum hungatei genome:
- a CDS encoding BMP family ABC transporter substrate-binding protein: protein MTLLIPAVTGDYPEIESPTTDQYRIGVLLPASGDSAMDFYETLNWTVAGLEKEGVGTIELVGIDTSTVPTREAALKMLADPDIRVVIGPATSDEVFQIAPDFIAAKKILITPSATSGEIADLFGESGYIWRTTGGDRIQTQLIMDLVAERGTHTVSLMYENNTYGKTFADWAEYYANESGVVHIESVPFSHELDISSLLNNIISKKPDYLIVAARGSIAAEIARFVKAQNSTVQLFFTDAGRSDTFLTTAGEYAEGAEGVSPTADKKTGFFVSYQKAFGKMPSDYAALTRDALILGIAALARMEANPSEEPGEYLTSVVQGSDMVTPWDDQGTAQAIRIIRGGYLPDLSGASGTLDYDTRTGTDPLTTWYVHWRVEEGEFLADSYISGSREDRRETDKIKQPMQDLSAFLNTTEDKRAEISFVYNGEKGDFGFTDQAYLGILRIRDDFNLTVHEIYTGDTGEEPDPVFNPLTGKKASAVLMLGSYMAEYAERVAEEYPDIPVMVIDADPMSLPHIRTASFSMYGASYLAGRLAGDLTKTGQIAVIAGRKAQVIDSFTDGFIKGAIDEDPTIVVNITYIADDNSGYHQPEKGAAIAMDMYRNGTDIIFTVAGASGLGAVSAAKKSQDLKIIGVDSDQSYLGPGVVIASVVKNLDPVVYWELSEALNRRFTPGLVEYNLTNDGSSLVINPRFGDFSKIIESKMNEAVQQEIKAEST, encoded by the coding sequence ATGACACTCTTAATTCCAGCGGTAACTGGCGATTATCCCGAAATTGAGTCTCCGACAACAGATCAGTATCGGATTGGGGTCCTTCTCCCTGCATCAGGGGACAGTGCCATGGACTTTTATGAGACTCTGAACTGGACCGTTGCCGGTTTGGAAAAGGAAGGTGTTGGAACCATAGAACTCGTAGGTATTGATACCAGTACGGTTCCTACAAGAGAAGCAGCCCTGAAGATGCTTGCCGACCCTGATATCCGGGTGGTCATTGGTCCGGCAACAAGTGATGAGGTCTTTCAGATAGCACCTGATTTCATTGCTGCAAAGAAGATCCTCATTACTCCGTCGGCTACATCAGGAGAGATTGCTGACCTGTTTGGAGAGTCAGGATATATCTGGCGGACAACTGGTGGTGACAGGATACAGACTCAGCTCATCATGGATCTGGTTGCTGAACGGGGAACTCACACGGTATCTCTTATGTATGAAAATAACACGTATGGGAAGACATTCGCAGATTGGGCAGAGTATTATGCAAATGAATCCGGAGTTGTGCATATCGAATCAGTGCCTTTTTCCCATGAACTGGATATTTCCAGCCTTTTGAACAATATCATATCAAAAAAACCTGATTATCTGATTGTTGCAGCTAGAGGATCCATTGCTGCAGAGATTGCCCGCTTTGTTAAGGCACAAAACAGTACTGTACAATTATTCTTTACTGATGCTGGACGTTCAGATACATTTCTCACAACTGCCGGAGAATATGCGGAAGGGGCTGAAGGAGTAAGTCCTACAGCAGATAAAAAAACCGGATTTTTTGTATCCTACCAAAAAGCGTTTGGAAAGATGCCCTCCGATTATGCAGCTCTTACCAGGGATGCCCTGATTTTGGGGATTGCAGCTCTTGCGAGAATGGAGGCAAACCCTTCAGAAGAGCCTGGTGAGTATTTGACATCAGTGGTTCAGGGGAGTGACATGGTAACTCCCTGGGATGATCAGGGAACTGCACAGGCAATAAGAATAATCCGTGGCGGATATCTCCCTGATCTCTCCGGTGCATCAGGAACGCTCGATTATGATACAAGGACCGGGACAGATCCCCTGACAACATGGTATGTTCACTGGAGGGTGGAGGAAGGTGAATTTCTCGCTGATTCGTACATCTCCGGATCAAGGGAAGACAGGAGGGAAACGGATAAGATAAAGCAACCGATGCAGGATCTCTCTGCTTTTCTAAATACTACCGAAGATAAAAGAGCAGAAATATCCTTTGTGTATAACGGTGAGAAGGGGGATTTCGGATTTACTGACCAGGCATATCTGGGTATCCTGAGAATCAGGGATGACTTTAACCTGACCGTTCATGAGATATATACCGGAGATACCGGCGAGGAACCTGACCCGGTATTCAATCCATTAACCGGAAAGAAGGCCAGTGCTGTGCTGATGCTCGGATCATATATGGCTGAGTATGCAGAACGGGTAGCAGAGGAGTACCCTGATATTCCGGTCATGGTGATTGATGCTGATCCAATGTCGCTTCCCCATATCAGGACTGCTTCATTCTCGATGTATGGAGCCAGTTATCTTGCCGGAAGACTTGCTGGAGACCTGACAAAGACTGGACAGATAGCAGTAATTGCCGGGAGAAAAGCCCAGGTTATTGACAGTTTCACAGACGGGTTTATCAAAGGAGCTATAGATGAAGATCCGACGATTGTGGTGAATATCACCTATATTGCTGATGATAACTCTGGATACCATCAGCCGGAGAAGGGAGCTGCAATTGCAATGGATATGTATCGAAACGGAACAGACATCATCTTCACGGTAGCAGGAGCGTCAGGTCTTGGAGCGGTATCAGCAGCGAAAAAATCGCAGGATCTCAAGATTATCGGAGTTGATTCGGATCAGTCATATCTCGGGCCGGGAGTTGTTATCGCATCGGTGGTAAAGAACCTTGATCCGGTTGTATATTGGGAATTATCCGAAGCACTGAACAGGAGGTTTACACCCGGCCTTGTTGAATACAATCTTACCAATGATGGATCCTCTTTAGTGATAAACCCAAGGTTTGGTGACTTTTCTAAAATAATAGAGAGCAAAATGAACGAAGCTGTTCAGCAGGAGATAAAGGCCGAATCTACCTGA
- a CDS encoding PAS domain S-box protein: MISILYADDKGDLLVRGKQILEKNGEFSVHTCISVQEGMENINSHDYDVIISRFSKPGFDGISFLKAVRKQSGDIPFILLTNPDNDLALYEVFQNGADMCPWKEGNEEFRFLLLTLKIRSVVQREKNESSVHDLKSETESLKHRAAMLRILNEIISEVNNAQSLSDLLEKVLEKSITLLNFDSGGIYFVDPDSRMAHIVHAQNLPVQFLAEVDNVSIDKEPYNTMFIKNQPLFIENYVQVSPERSQKYGLYSIATLPLISKGKAIGVLNIASMRRYLISDEEKETLISISRELGSAIERLCTEEERRRSAQNIRTLFQSIEDIVFVVDLKGTIIAMNAAAEQKLSYSRQELIGRNILDILAPEKREEAFILYEKLVDGTVKDNSIPIIAKDGTRIEVDTKVSRGRWDDQDVLIGVSRDVTERRRFEDALQKSERRLNEAQHLAKTGSWELDIPANRLSWSDVIFEIFEIDPIQFGATYEAFLNAIHPDDRKAVDKAYSASLRDKTPYQIEHRLRMPDGRIKYVLERCETKYDSSGRPLSSLGTVQDITEQKIAELSLKEKDIRYREIFEGNFDGFVMVDLAGHVIDANQAYCSIVGYTLEELKALDNFYVITAEKWQRWEQEEIWKKRLLVHGYSGLFEKEYIRKNGEIFPVELQAYVSYSIDGTLRCLWAVVRDITERKHAEEERESLISTIVKNNADLNVTYEQLLQTEQELKKQNVALTLSRESFRETNEYLENLIAYANVPIIIWNPSFHIKRVNRSFEHLIGRPAEEMTGQSLRVLFPPDKADRTMRLLQTTLDGVRWETTEIDIIRSDGAIRTLLWNSATLYTPDGLTPLATIAQGYDVTEKNRLEREKESALEQIQNNLAILAILNDEIRNPLAIIMATASMLADPAAADIIDNEVNRIDQLVTQLDQRWLQSEKVLNMIRKHYNITVSHRTEAGLVELRREDTKDQISAEKDGSCEEQREVLIEEVQAQLYTILNSMDVLVYVADMDTYEILYANNRLKAYLGPLTGQKCYQYLQNGRESPCPFCTNHLLVDENGPTGLYQWEFQSPVTGRWYDCRDRAIRWSDGRIVRMEIGTDITAHKIAEKTLQASEQRIRTLLENIPFGILLADGKTRRFIFANETICQMMGYTCDELIGMTPQDIHPPEEYPRIREIFDQMAKGTVESCQDIPILRKDRSVFPVRIHSSTLNLEGQRYLLGIFSDITEQKIAEEKILELQRRESDIINFLPDATFAIDREGRVIAWNRTMEEMTGVFAEDMLGKGDYEYAIPFYGEQRPLLIDLSLLPDEIIEKKYQDLRHEGRILVAETTKARPKGLEKVLWGMATPLTDAKGNVIGAIESIRDITEVKKTEKALRLSQEKYSTLFLSSPDAIIISDLVSGRIIEVNDAFAHNLEYSYEELIGRNTIELEIWNSQDERNHFINLIKKQGKVKGFETVTHSK; this comes from the coding sequence ATGATTTCAATCCTCTATGCAGACGATAAAGGAGACCTGCTCGTCAGAGGTAAACAAATCCTGGAGAAAAATGGTGAATTCTCCGTCCATACCTGTATATCAGTACAGGAAGGCATGGAGAATATCAACTCCCATGACTATGATGTTATCATATCCCGGTTTTCAAAACCCGGCTTTGATGGAATTTCCTTTTTAAAAGCAGTCAGAAAGCAGTCAGGAGATATTCCGTTCATCCTCCTGACAAATCCTGATAATGATCTGGCTCTCTATGAAGTGTTCCAGAATGGTGCAGATATGTGCCCCTGGAAAGAGGGGAACGAGGAGTTCAGGTTTTTGTTACTCACTCTGAAAATAAGATCTGTGGTACAGAGAGAGAAGAATGAAAGTTCTGTACATGATCTGAAATCCGAAACAGAATCTCTCAAGCACCGGGCAGCAATGCTTCGCATCCTCAATGAGATCATATCAGAGGTAAATAATGCTCAAAGTCTCTCGGATCTTCTGGAAAAGGTTCTTGAGAAGTCGATAACTCTCTTAAACTTTGATTCGGGAGGAATATATTTCGTTGACCCTGATTCACGGATGGCCCATATTGTTCATGCTCAAAACCTCCCGGTCCAATTCCTTGCTGAGGTTGATAATGTTTCAATCGATAAAGAGCCCTATAACACGATGTTTATAAAAAATCAGCCGCTTTTTATCGAAAATTATGTCCAAGTCAGCCCGGAGCGTTCACAGAAATATGGATTGTACTCTATTGCCACACTTCCCCTAATTTCAAAGGGGAAGGCCATCGGTGTATTAAATATTGCCAGTATGAGGCGGTATCTCATCAGTGATGAGGAAAAGGAGACACTCATCTCAATAAGCAGAGAACTTGGCAGTGCAATTGAGCGGCTTTGTACCGAAGAAGAAAGAAGGAGGAGTGCACAAAACATCAGAACCCTGTTTCAGTCTATCGAGGACATAGTCTTTGTTGTCGATCTGAAAGGTACTATTATTGCAATGAATGCCGCAGCGGAGCAGAAACTATCCTATTCAAGACAGGAACTCATCGGCAGAAACATTCTTGACATTCTGGCTCCCGAAAAAAGAGAAGAAGCATTCATACTCTATGAAAAACTGGTAGATGGAACCGTGAAGGACAATTCCATCCCAATTATTGCAAAAGATGGGACTCGGATCGAGGTCGATACAAAAGTTTCAAGGGGAAGGTGGGATGACCAGGATGTTCTTATCGGAGTGAGCAGGGATGTCACCGAACGCAGGCGGTTTGAAGACGCATTACAAAAGAGCGAACGCAGGCTGAATGAAGCACAACATCTCGCAAAGACAGGGAGCTGGGAACTGGACATTCCTGCAAACCGTCTTTCATGGTCTGATGTCATCTTTGAGATATTTGAAATAGATCCCATCCAATTCGGTGCAACATATGAGGCTTTTTTAAATGCCATACATCCTGATGACCGAAAAGCTGTAGATAAGGCCTATTCTGCTTCATTACGAGATAAAACACCATACCAGATAGAACATCGTCTGCGTATGCCGGATGGCAGGATAAAATATGTCCTGGAACGATGCGAAACAAAGTATGATTCATCCGGAAGACCCCTATCATCCCTGGGAACTGTTCAGGATATTACCGAACAGAAGATCGCAGAACTCTCTCTGAAAGAGAAGGATATAAGGTACCGGGAGATATTTGAAGGCAATTTTGACGGGTTTGTAATGGTTGACCTGGCCGGGCATGTCATCGATGCAAACCAGGCATATTGTTCGATTGTTGGATATACTCTGGAAGAATTAAAGGCGCTGGATAATTTTTATGTGATCACAGCGGAAAAATGGCAACGATGGGAACAGGAAGAGATCTGGAAAAAACGTCTCCTTGTCCATGGCTATTCCGGTCTGTTTGAGAAGGAATATATCAGGAAGAACGGGGAGATCTTCCCGGTAGAACTTCAGGCCTACGTCTCATATTCCATTGACGGAACCCTGCGATGTCTCTGGGCGGTTGTCCGGGATATAACCGAACGAAAACATGCAGAGGAGGAACGGGAATCTCTTATCTCGACAATTGTAAAGAATAATGCAGATCTGAACGTCACCTATGAACAGTTATTGCAGACTGAACAGGAACTGAAAAAACAGAATGTAGCCCTGACACTATCCAGGGAGAGTTTCAGGGAGACGAATGAATACCTTGAAAACCTTATTGCATATGCAAATGTTCCGATCATCATCTGGAACCCCTCATTTCATATTAAAAGAGTAAACCGGTCTTTTGAGCACCTTATCGGGAGACCTGCAGAAGAGATGACAGGTCAGTCATTACGGGTCCTATTTCCGCCTGATAAGGCTGACAGAACCATGCGACTGCTACAGACCACTCTGGATGGTGTTCGATGGGAAACCACAGAGATAGACATTATCAGGAGTGATGGTGCCATCCGGACACTGCTCTGGAATTCTGCTACCCTGTATACCCCGGATGGTCTTACCCCCCTAGCTACAATCGCTCAGGGCTATGATGTCACTGAAAAGAACCGGCTTGAGCGTGAAAAAGAGAGTGCATTGGAACAGATTCAAAATAATCTGGCTATTCTTGCAATTCTGAATGATGAGATACGAAATCCGCTCGCAATTATCATGGCTACTGCATCCATGCTTGCTGATCCGGCAGCTGCCGATATTATCGATAATGAGGTGAACCGGATTGATCAGCTGGTCACTCAGCTGGATCAGCGATGGCTCCAGTCTGAAAAAGTCCTGAATATGATAAGGAAACACTACAATATCACAGTCTCACATAGAACAGAAGCCGGGTTAGTGGAGCTGCGTCGTGAAGATACAAAAGATCAGATTTCTGCAGAAAAGGATGGATCATGCGAAGAACAGAGAGAGGTACTCATTGAAGAAGTTCAGGCACAGCTCTATACCATCCTCAACAGTATGGATGTTTTGGTATATGTTGCCGATATGGACACCTATGAGATATTATATGCGAATAACCGGTTGAAAGCATATTTAGGACCATTAACCGGACAAAAATGTTACCAGTACTTGCAAAATGGCCGGGAAAGTCCCTGTCCTTTCTGTACCAATCATCTTCTGGTAGATGAAAACGGCCCGACAGGATTGTACCAATGGGAGTTTCAAAGTCCTGTGACCGGAAGATGGTATGACTGCCGGGACCGGGCCATCCGGTGGAGCGACGGAAGAATAGTCAGAATGGAAATCGGGACAGATATAACCGCCCATAAAATAGCTGAAAAAACACTTCAGGCATCAGAACAGCGGATTCGAACGTTACTTGAGAATATTCCCTTCGGAATTCTCCTGGCAGATGGGAAAACCCGGCGATTTATCTTTGCAAATGAGACAATATGCCAGATGATGGGATACACCTGCGATGAACTCATTGGGATGACCCCTCAGGATATCCATCCCCCTGAAGAGTATCCCCGTATCAGGGAGATATTTGATCAGATGGCAAAAGGAACTGTAGAATCCTGCCAGGATATCCCCATATTACGAAAAGACAGGAGTGTCTTTCCGGTGAGAATTCATAGTTCAACTCTGAATTTAGAGGGACAGAGGTATCTTCTTGGGATCTTTTCAGATATTACCGAACAGAAAATTGCAGAAGAGAAGATTCTGGAATTGCAACGTCGTGAATCTGATATAATCAACTTTTTACCTGATGCGACCTTTGCCATCGACCGGGAAGGAAGGGTGATTGCATGGAACCGTACCATGGAGGAGATGACCGGTGTTTTCGCAGAAGATATGCTGGGAAAAGGAGATTATGAATATGCCATCCCCTTCTATGGAGAGCAGAGACCTCTTCTCATTGATCTCTCTCTCCTCCCTGATGAGATAATCGAAAAGAAGTACCAGGATCTCCGGCATGAGGGGAGAATCCTGGTTGCAGAAACTACAAAAGCCAGACCAAAAGGTTTGGAAAAAGTCCTCTGGGGAATGGCTACTCCCCTCACCGATGCAAAAGGAAACGTGATTGGTGCCATAGAATCCATCAGGGACATTACCGAAGTGAAAAAGACAGAGAAGGCTCTCCGGTTATCCCAGGAGAAGTATTCAACATTATTCCTTTCCAGTCCGGATGCCATCATCATCTCAGATCTCGTAAGTGGGAGGATCATTGAAGTCAATGATGCATTCGCTCATAACCTGGAATATTCTTATGAGGAATTAATAGGCAGGAACACAATAGAACTTGAAATATGGAACTCACAGGATGAACGGAATCATTTTATCAACCTCATCAAAAAACAGGGAAAAGTGAAAGGATTTGAGACGGTTACCCATTCTAAATAA